The Ziziphus jujuba cultivar Dongzao chromosome 5, ASM3175591v1 genome segment ACATTGACATTGTATTTACTTCGCTTAATGCAATTCAAAAGACAGAAatctgaaattttattttatttcgttTATCATATATTGACATGATATTTACTATGTTATttcttatttgaaaatttaaatttaaaaacataacatttgatatctaaaatattccatgtactttttttttttatagttttttttagtCAGTAATTCTaatacattataaattaattaaggatGAAGGATTTTATGCAAATCGAGTTGAACCTAGAACCTAGAAACAAGGGACAGAGCCAGAATCTTTATGCAGGTGGGCaagtatacatacatacatatacacacatatatataaatcgcTTGAGGACAAGTTAAACATACAtacagccaaaaaaataaaataaaatattttttattaatattaatttaacattatttttctaataGAACAATTTAACATAATTAGTAAAGTATAGCATAATATgtacatatttaaaattatatatccctacaaagatatattttatggtttaaattttatcacctttttttccctttgtttcAAATCTGATCTAAGGTTTCTTTCAAAAGTCTTTAGCTTGTTACGTGTAACTTATATTTATAAGTAAgattaaactaatttttttttcttacgaattagcttaaaataatattagttaaccaaaaaaatatatatataatgttaccTTCTAGTTttttataagttaataaataagttTGCATTATTTAAGTCACATTGTGCACAAAAACCACTCAAAAAACAATCTAATCTAGTttgaataataaacaatattgcAAACAAAACTAACGTTTGAAAAAACTAAGGAAGAATAAGACTATGAGCTagtgaaaaaaaacaataagaaaTAGAATAACAGAAAGAGgacaattaaatatcaataaaataaggccaaataaaattaatagtagAAAAAAATTAGCATTTTTGTTTAAAGAATCGTACAATCACTCTTAAGCTTTTAGCTTTGcaaacatataaaaagaattctaataGTAAGTttgctttaaaaataaaaataaattataatattagacTTACAAGAAATATGATTAGTTTAAACAATACATTTTCAAACCTAACTCGAGAGCATTTGGTAAAAGAATTGAataagctttttttcttttaggaaaaTGAGAGAATCTTTAAagctagaaaaacaaaattaaaaaaaaaaaaaaacgaaacaacaagaagaattttagttgttttttagtgttttaacttttatatgaaaaaaaaaattgataaagactgttcacatttttatttttaaataaaaaaacaaatactttAGGCTCgccgacaaaaaaaaaaaagaaggaaattttatagaaatttttgaaatttctattaaattcaattttttaaaatttatttattaaaaaattaataaatattattgatgtttaaatgTCCACAtatccattatttttattataataaatttaatatttttataaatattgtatagtatatataaatataatatagataaaaatactaatatacaagttaaataatattacatagacaaatatataaatataaatattacaaagtatataaatattataaatatgaggagggaatatatatatatatatatatatatatatatatatatatatattttccaatatAAGTAAATGAATTGATAAAATGTTTATGGAATATGATTAAGTAGTAATTTGTGGGTACTATGATGACCAGTGTGGGTGGATACGAGATACTAGTAGGTTACCTTATGTACAAACCTATATCGCTTGGATGTGGCTTAgaagatgattcaaatgtattGATAGTCAGTCCATAATACCAAGTTTTTTTTCAGAATGATTAACTTCAGGATTCATAAAAACTTTGAAGTTAAGCGTACTCGGATGAAAACAATTTCATATTGAGTATGGTGGTTAAATGGGAGATAATATCAATAGAGAGTGATAAGTCTGCCAGTGGAGACAAGGTATTACAAATGGTATTAGAGTTTATATCTTGCCGGAAGTGTGTCAGCGAAGACGTTGGACCTCAAGGGGATGGATTGTGATGACCATTGTGGGCATGTGCCAGACACTGCAGATTACTTGGTATTTAATCCCATATCGCCTTGAGTACAAAACACTGGTAGGTTATCCGATGTTCCATTCCACATTATTTAGGTGTGAATAAGGgtataattcaaatataatgatagtcTATGTCCAGGCTTTTTCAGAACAATTGGCTTCAGGGTTCATAAAAACTTTGAAGTGAAGTGTGCTAAATCCTATATCGAGTGTCGTGGCTAAATTGGGAGCAACGTTGTAGTTAAATTGAAAACAGTATCAGCAGATAGTGACAAGTTCTGCAATAAAGATATAGtgttacaaatatatttttatatatagtcaataaatatcatataatgattATCAACAATGATAGccatattttatacaaaatctatataaagaataataatttttaattatccaaaaattttatatcGTATTGAGATACCATTtcatgatatataatataattgtaataattattttatatattttaattgattcaaatatatatttttttaaaatttttttcattaataataatatatttataatcattaatGCGTACTATACATTGTTgactacaaaaaatataaaacccatctaatatttttacaaatgtttacaataattttataactaattgatcaaataatctaattttaaaattttaataaaatttttattttttaacaaatttttatagcttttataaatttttatcaatatttataaatttttgatattttgataaatatttttttatttttaatttatattttgcttgATACTGATTGTTTAAATCTTATTGCCCTTATTGTCCGATCCTAGAAACATATTATGAATACTTTTATCTGGGTCAaactaacaaataattttttagccGCAGCATacgtaatttttattttcttccagaggcaattataaattattatatatttatttgttctataaattattatatatttatttgtctaTTACTCGTCTATGCattaaagaaacaataatgataaatgaCAAGCTGGATAgggactctttttttttttggctttaggATATTAAAACTATATACTTATCTTTCATATTCCTTATTTCTAAGTCCaataaattaaagtttattaAATTCCCTTTCAAGCCATCCCTTCACTTTCCTCAAAATTtcacatttaaaacaaaaatggacCACAAGTAACATCGGCACCTAATCTTTTTTACTCCATGTGAAACATGATATTTCTGTAAAATCGTTCCAGAAGCcgaaaaataatttagttttatattacgtacaattataatacggtaatattttatgaaataatttaaaataaaataaaataaaaatcccacCTCCGGATATATTCTTTTTTGTCACATGCGTGATTCATTCATCCATAGAATTTAACAATTCTCACAAAATCCATATGGACGGTAAAATAAGATCGATTAGGGAGGCTCTTCGgattgtaaccaaaaaaaaaaaaaaaaaaaaaaaaaaaaaaggctttggaCACATGAATCATGAATGAAGATGAACTTCAATTGAGAAGTAGATTATCCAAGGAAAAAGGATTCCTTTGCTGATTGAGATGGccttttattattgttgccaACTGATGCAAATGATTAAAATTCTGCTTTCCAGGGGCTAGTGCTACCTTTTTCTCTTTATATGGATGTTATTGTTGTTGGTGGTCCCAGTAGTGGACAAGAAATATAGAGTAAAATATTgtgtcaaagttgaaaattttatgaCAAGATTTGCCTTCTTTGTCAATTTTGTTAATGCAAACCCGacaaatttttttacccttGTTCGGTAATTGTTTGTTATTGTAGTAATTGgaatgtttaataaatttaattactatatttaatgtttaagtaagaaaaattaaaaaaaattaaaaatcaaaagtaagaaaaattaaaaaaaattaaaaatcaaaatgagtgGCAAACTTTACACCATATTTGGATTGAAAAgaggaaatgaaaataaaggaaatgtGTAAAtgaggaaagaaaaggaaaaataaattattaataatttttattttgatgattaatgaataaaaaagaaaagaaaggaaatgatatgaaaaataataaatattttcataagtaATAAAAAGAGTAATTTTAGGATGTTAAAAAATTCACTACaaatcttttcttttccatccattttatgttgattttgaaaaaaaaaaaaaactaattaaaataaaaaaaaatcaattacttctatttttcccttttcttttcatttccatCTCATTTTAACCATCTCAATAAATGATTTAAATCCTTTcttcatattcttttttattccaACAATTCAACTATAATGTTAAAGATAAATTAGGAGAAGGGGAACTTTTAAGCTCCAGATCTAATTGAATCTACAACTGGTCCATGAGATTTTCCTTTGTACCGTACCTATACGGATTAAGGGCCAATATTTTAGAATTGATAATATGATTCCtacaaaaatacataaatttttgaatagttCTTTTTGCAATGTAAAAACAATTCTGTGTAGTCCTATAAGTATTTAAAATGATCAGAATATTCAtaatgtattttttcttttttctttttttaaattcaaattttattttagtcttGTTCTTCCTAATCATTTCAAATTAGCTGCTATCTTGTTGGTGCCACAGGAACACCATCGACTTGTTTAGTTACCAGACCACGAACTATTGTTGCCATGCTTGGCTATTGTGTTAGCTGAATTTAAACAACTCAAAGATGAACTTGATTTTTGGGCAATTTTCTAACTCAACTAATTGAATTCggcttaatttttcaatttgatttcaCATACCACATGTTTTACATTTGTTGAAATTCTAATAACGGAGCATAAAAGAGGAAGACGAAATACAGAGAGAGATTTCGATAAAAttcatccataaaaatgaaaaatgaaaaatattcaataaggatattattgaaatttaaaaatcataaaattgtaTACAGATTTTTCTGCAGTGCAACTAGCACTTctttaaatgttttcaaaaagAATTCTTGTGGCATATATATTCAATTCTACCATTAAAATGGTATCATAACCCACAATATCTAAATCTTTTCAAAACGAATTCTTGTGGCATATATATCCAATTCTTCCATTAAAATGGTATCATAACCCACCTATattgttcaattaataattatagatTGTTTCACTTATATtacaatgataattaaaaataacagaAATATCATGGCATAACTATTACatgtaatattttctcttcatttaGTTGGATTTACATTCTTGTAGAAGAACCCGgatatgaatattaaatatttgaatccTAGGACGATGGCTATCTATGCCTATAATTCAATATTAATCAGATGTAGGTAATATACAAACTGTTTTTTTATGTATGCAAAacctttcattattattattattattgttttcttttgctaaaactAAGTATGCAAAGCAAATACAGGCAATCAGTTCTCAGAAAGATGAAGAGGCCACAATGAGCACTCAAAAGAGCAAAATACAAGAAGCCCATCCATCTTCAGAAGAGGTCACTAAGAAAGAATTTGGGGTGTGCCAGCCACACCGCAAATGTCATGGTCTATACTGTATTGGGCTTCCACCAGCCGAGTTTGTTTCGGTTTCTTTTTCCTCAATCTTCAATATATACGTCACCTTCCATGTGAACCAAGTACAAATTGCCACCTAGATCAATCCCTGACAAAATGGTGGGCCTTTGTAAATATCTTTTGAGGAAATTCCCAAGAAATTGAAGAAGTGAAAAACAAAGCGaacagattttaaaaattacgcCCCCATATAGAgtgagtattttttatttatttatttatttatttttgcatccCACATGTAGTGAGTTAGTGACATACAATTGTGATCTTTTGATGGTTTTTTGAAGGTTGATCTCTGATAGAGTAAGACAGTTGAGATCTCCTTAAACATGGATTTCCTTATTTTATGCTTTTCAGACCAGCCAAAAGATATATaagacagaaagaaaaaaaaaaaagaaaatacaggacatatgaaaaacaaaatagatagcatatatatatatatatatatatatctagatatagatatatcaaATCTTGCTCCaacttataataataaaaaatgatgatatGACAAATGCTATAAAGTTGCCACAGGTTTCCAGTTTAAgtcattaatttaattaaagttttccctcatatttcattttggtaattttttacaatatagataaaatccttgttccatattttatttttgccaccCTTGTTagcatataaattataatattcatatacAATCATTTTACATTTAGCAAAAGTTacttgagccaaaaaaaaaattactattttgcattttttttcgtTAACAGAGATTCAAATTCAATAATAttgtcaaaataataataataataataataataataatgacgacgatgatgatgatcttGCTACTAAACTATGCTTCTAAGAAGTACTACCTTGCATGTTAATGTACccccttcaattttatttataaatattttaaatgattgcaaacacacacacacacacacacacacacacacacacacatatatatatatatatatgtcaaattattataaaaaatatatagaatataaattttctatCTGAGTAGCTCTTACCTATGttttaaatatcatatttaaaaaatatcatcaattttttgaTTGGTTTATAGGAGTTAATAATGCACATCCTAGCTGTTACAATTTCTGAAAAAAATAGTTACTTTACTCCTACAACACAATatctgaaaaattatttaacactGAATTCTTTTAATACTAATTATAATTTCTAAGTTGTGAATATGTAAGCCGGATagtataccattttttttttttcagcagaATAGTATACCATGTGAACATATAAAGACTGAACAATTTCAGAGGAATGTGAGAAGCCACATGCACCATATGGTTGTCGGTTAAAGATTTGCACCACTAGTCTATCCTGCCAAGAATAAATACCAGTGAAAGCCAAGCAATCTTTTTCCAAACTTcgaggtttttaatttttcctatCCCCGATAAACGACAATGTCCTTTCTAACCCTAAcccaatattattttattttattttccttacaTTCCTTTACTTTCCTTTTCATTCTCTTTTCCGCGTAAAGAAAGTTTGCTCACCATGCTCGTCATCGGCTGTcactcacacacacacgcacCGCCATtactctgtctctctctctctctgtttctcttCATCATATCTTACCTTCCAAGAAAAATcccatgcaatttttttttagtaccTTCAACATGAAGCAAAAGCAAAACATACAAAATCCATACAAGCAAACCTcaaatagttattattaaaatttttaataattgatgGTTTCCAAAGATCTTGTTAGGTGTTTTCTCAACCACAATGTTCAACAACTATAAATACATACCATAATGACgagcttttaaatttttctcgtgcttttgctttttcctaaattttttggtttttccatcACCATTAATCATCATTCATATATGTCTAACCAAAATGGTTCAAATCTTCAAGAGAGGTTTCAGAACTTCTTCAATGGTTGGCTTGAAAGACAACAGAGTTTTCTCGACCAACTCGATCATTTCTACTCTTCCCTAACCAGCCATGAAAACCACCTAGAACAACAGCGAAACTCGATCATCGAACAAGTTCTGTCCCACTACCAAGAATATTACGAAGAGAAAGCAAGAGCAGCTTTGGAAGACGTATTCACTGTCTTCTCGGCTCCATGGTTGAGCTCCTTCGAGCGGACTTTCCTCTGGATTGGGGGCTTCAAACCGTCGATGATACTCCGTCTAGTGAACAACATACTCGGCGACTTAACTCCTGAACAGCTGCAGATCATGGAGCGAATGAAGGCCGAGACAAGCCAGGCCGAGAAGGAGCTGATGGAGACGACAGCGACGGTTCAGGAGAGTCTTGCAGCTCCGCCATTGCTGACGTTGGCAAGAAGAGTAGGGAGACTGATGGGTGGAGAGATATTGAACTTGGATGGGGCTCTGGAGAGGGTGAAGACGGCAATGCTTGGGGTTTTGCAGAGCGCAGATGGGCTTCGAGCTTCCACGGTGAGGAAGTTGGTGGAGGTTTTGAGTCCCGATCAGAAGGTGAGGTTTTTGATGAGAGTTGCACAATTTC includes the following:
- the LOC107421392 gene encoding protein ZW2, which translates into the protein MSNQNGSNLQERFQNFFNGWLERQQSFLDQLDHFYSSLTSHENHLEQQRNSIIEQVLSHYQEYYEEKARAALEDVFTVFSAPWLSSFERTFLWIGGFKPSMILRLVNNILGDLTPEQLQIMERMKAETSQAEKELMETTATVQESLAAPPLLTLARRVGRLMGGEILNLDGALERVKTAMLGVLQSADGLRASTVRKLVEVLSPDQKVRFLMRVAQFQLSIRRWGVQRDSQRATSCLSLRG